The Plasmodium sp. gorilla clade G2 genome assembly, contig: PADLG01_00_7, whole genome shotgun sequence genome contains a region encoding:
- a CDS encoding stevor PIR protein, putative, whose product MIIYQLKMILFTFLFNTFLLLQNVYFQNNHYNISHIPYNTQRITTKSRVLAEVERSNNPHYHNDPELKEIIDKLNEEAIKKYQQTHDPYEQLQDVVEKNGTKTMSGHFAEPMSTLEKELLEIYEEMFGEKNRTILNPGINSNENDKSCEFTNKENSSTNSFSSKKLHDNYLDNLKTGCIGGAAVFGLSSIITGYSGVLAGSASAKTIITGYYSATLADQVIKAVAGIKVFFEALISNATISMGPITNTALSGITSAAVVLFSLMV is encoded by the exons atgattatataccaacttaaaatgatattatttacctttttatttaacacatttttattattacaaaat gtatattttcaaaataacCATTATAATATTAGCCACATACCATATAACACACAAAGAATAACGACCAAATCAAGAGTGTTAGCAGAAGTAGAGAGATCAAACAATCCTCATTATCATAATGACCCAGAACTCAAAGAAATAATTGACAAATTGAACGAAGAAGCAATCAAAAAATATCAACAAACTCATGATCCATATGAACAATTACAAGACGTGGTTGAAAAAAACGGAACAAAAACTATGAGTGGACATTTTGCAGAACCTATGTCAACCttagaaaaagaattattggaaatatatgaagaaatGTTTGGGGAAAAAAATCGTACTATATTAAACCCTGGTATAAACTccaatgaaaatgataaatctTGTGAATTCACAAATAAGGAAAATTCATCCACCAACTCATTTTCGTCGAAAAAACTACATGATAATTATTTGGATAATTTAAAGACTGGTTGTATTGGAGGAGCTGCTGTGTTTGGACTTTCGTCTATAATTACAGGATATTCTGGTGTTCTTGCCGGTTCGGCATCTGCTAAAACGATAATTACCGGCTATTATTCTGCAACTCTTGCTGATCAAGTGATAAAAGCTGTGGCTGGTATAAAAGTATTTTTTGAAGCTTTAATTTCAAATGCTACTATTTCTATGGGTCCCATTACAAACACTGCATTATCAGGTATTACAAGTGCTGCAGTGGTGCTTTTTTCCCTTATGGTATAG